Proteins encoded together in one Anoxybacillus flavithermus window:
- the tnpC gene encoding IS66 family transposase: MLTVQQAVFTVESLISKVQQQKQLITHQQQVIEQLLKENKQLRKENEQLKYRVQELEARTKKNSSNSHLPPSSDRFANTRSSRQPSGNKPGGQEGHQGTTLRQVEHPHHRVVHRVHTCQGCGVSLRDVKPFKVDIRQVFDVPPVAIEVTQHEREVKSCPHCRCVQQAEFPSHVTNHVQYGPRLTALVVYLHHIQLIPYKRLSDTIEALYQHSISTGTLANMVKRGREALESNMDIIEDALLESNILHVDETSLRINGKLAWVHVACTSRYTYLASHASRGKKATDEIGILPQYKGTMMHDGFGTYPKYTHATHALCHAHHLRELKGFIEQGHTWAMRMTTFLLAAKQAVEAHHGALSEEEARRWERVYDRILERAQHRLETMTPLPKKALAFVRRLQKRKEEALRFLREVHVPFDNNQAERDLRMVKVKENISGTFRVETFAQSFCITRSIVSTLTKHEKNVWDSLCLLLTGDTLDRVLSTT; encoded by the coding sequence ATGTTGACGGTACAACAAGCTGTATTTACAGTTGAAAGCTTAATCAGCAAAGTCCAACAACAAAAGCAGCTCATTACTCACCAACAACAAGTCATTGAGCAACTGTTGAAAGAAAACAAACAGCTACGCAAAGAAAATGAACAACTGAAGTACCGTGTTCAAGAGCTGGAAGCACGCACGAAAAAAAACAGCTCCAATAGCCATTTGCCCCCATCTTCTGACCGTTTTGCCAACACACGTTCTTCTCGTCAACCATCTGGCAACAAGCCAGGCGGACAAGAAGGACATCAAGGAACGACGCTCCGTCAAGTGGAACATCCACATCATCGTGTCGTCCACCGTGTGCATACGTGTCAAGGATGTGGGGTTTCTTTGCGTGACGTCAAACCGTTCAAAGTCGATATCCGTCAAGTGTTTGATGTCCCTCCTGTGGCGATCGAGGTGACACAACATGAACGTGAAGTGAAATCGTGTCCGCATTGTCGATGCGTGCAACAAGCCGAATTCCCATCCCATGTCACGAATCATGTGCAATACGGTCCACGCCTTACTGCGCTCGTTGTTTATTTACATCATATCCAATTGATCCCGTACAAGCGTTTAAGTGATACAATCGAAGCGTTATATCAACACTCGATTAGTACAGGAACCCTTGCCAATATGGTGAAACGAGGACGCGAAGCGCTGGAATCAAATATGGACATCATCGAAGACGCCTTACTTGAATCCAACATCCTGCATGTCGATGAAACGAGTTTGCGCATCAATGGGAAACTCGCATGGGTGCATGTCGCGTGTACATCGAGATATACATACTTGGCTTCTCACGCTTCTCGTGGAAAGAAAGCAACGGATGAGATCGGGATTCTTCCACAATACAAAGGGACGATGATGCACGATGGGTTCGGTACGTATCCGAAATACACACATGCCACCCATGCCCTTTGTCATGCCCACCATTTGCGTGAGTTAAAAGGATTCATCGAACAAGGGCATACGTGGGCGATGCGCATGACCACGTTTCTGTTAGCCGCCAAGCAAGCCGTCGAAGCCCATCACGGTGCACTTTCCGAAGAAGAAGCGAGACGGTGGGAACGAGTGTATGATCGCATCCTAGAAAGAGCACAACATCGATTGGAAACGATGACACCTCTTCCGAAAAAAGCACTCGCTTTTGTTCGACGGCTTCAGAAACGAAAGGAAGAAGCGTTGCGTTTCTTACGTGAAGTACATGTTCCCTTTGACAACAACCAAGCCGAACGCGATCTTCGCATGGTTAAAGTCAAAGAGAACATTTCGGGTACGTTTCGCGTAGAAACATTCGCCCAGTCTTTTTGTATCACAAGAAGCATCGTTTCCACACTGACGAAACACGAAAAAAACGTGTGGGATTCGTTATGTCTTCTGTTGACGGGTGACACGCTTGATCGCGTTCTTTCTACCACTTAG
- a CDS encoding PIN domain-containing protein: MKIVDANIVLRYLLNDHDDLSAKAAMIIENNKVLLPNEIVVEVVYVLEKVYRVKNDEICDTLLELFKYDNIDVDDMEILEEALILFRERRLDFVDTLLYAYNKVKGYQVYTFDKKLNQLLKE, translated from the coding sequence ATGAAAATCGTTGATGCAAACATTGTTCTAAGATATTTGCTTAATGATCATGATGATTTGTCAGCGAAAGCAGCAATGATTATTGAAAATAACAAGGTGTTATTGCCGAATGAGATAGTAGTTGAAGTTGTTTATGTTCTTGAAAAAGTGTACAGAGTAAAAAATGACGAGATATGTGATACTCTTTTAGAGCTGTTTAAGTACGATAATATCGACGTGGATGATATGGAAATATTAGAAGAGGCGCTCATTCTCTTTAGAGAAAGACGGCTAGACTTTGTTGATACTCTTTTATACGCCTATAATAAAGTGAAGGGGTACCAGGTATATACGTTCGATAAGAAGCTAAATCAGTTACTTAAGGAATAG
- a CDS encoding sensor histidine kinase, which yields MRKLSFKLGLLFFVFVLGIETVLFASLYVTLVNARINEEFEQLLARGNNHRDVLEKSYHPSTLEHVVMMESEAETDVVITDAKGNVLYFSDHILPFAKKLIPSVDVRHIPHSGMVVQSNWKNESYIATASPIRMDGKTKGHVYMFQRTASIQNMIAKLKHHFLVVGILSVFLTILTIFFLSRVITISLVRMKQATEKLSKGDFSVRVQVKGEDELAQLGKAIQTLATDLEYLKKERNEFLASISHELRTPLTYVKGYADIARRPNIAEEERAKYLSIIYEEAEHMQKLVKDLFELAKMDQHSFQIEKEPTPLCLFLKKVYVKMYPAFQAKNMSLVYRCDEDITVHIDRQRFEQVMINLLDNALKYSHQGSTVSIDGRMEKNNVMIAISDEGIGIPEADLPHIFERFYRVDKSRSRTGGGTGLGLAIVKEIVEAHGGLVYATSHCRKGTTMIITLPKGDEHVHDITSG from the coding sequence GTGCGAAAACTTTCGTTTAAGTTAGGGCTATTGTTTTTTGTCTTTGTACTAGGAATCGAAACGGTATTATTTGCGTCGTTATACGTGACACTTGTGAACGCGAGGATTAATGAAGAATTTGAGCAGTTGCTGGCAAGAGGAAACAATCACCGGGATGTATTGGAAAAAAGCTATCACCCTTCCACGTTAGAACATGTCGTCATGATGGAGTCGGAAGCGGAAACGGATGTCGTCATTACCGATGCGAAAGGGAATGTGTTGTATTTTTCTGATCATATTTTGCCGTTTGCGAAAAAACTTATTCCGTCTGTGGATGTCCGCCACATTCCACATAGCGGAATGGTCGTGCAAAGCAACTGGAAAAATGAATCGTATATCGCCACCGCCAGCCCGATTCGGATGGACGGCAAAACAAAAGGACATGTCTATATGTTTCAGCGGACGGCTTCCATTCAAAACATGATTGCCAAATTAAAACACCATTTTCTCGTTGTCGGCATTCTTTCTGTCTTTTTGACGATTTTGACGATTTTTTTCTTATCGAGGGTGATTACGATTTCGCTCGTTCGAATGAAACAAGCGACTGAGAAACTAAGCAAGGGGGACTTTTCAGTTCGTGTGCAAGTAAAAGGAGAAGATGAGTTAGCACAGCTCGGAAAAGCGATTCAAACCCTTGCGACCGATTTGGAATATTTAAAGAAAGAACGAAATGAATTTTTAGCGAGTATTTCACACGAGTTGCGCACTCCGCTTACTTATGTGAAAGGATATGCCGACATTGCGCGCAGACCGAACATCGCCGAGGAAGAACGAGCAAAATATTTGTCCATTATTTATGAGGAAGCAGAGCATATGCAAAAATTAGTGAAAGACTTGTTTGAGCTTGCGAAAATGGATCAACATTCGTTTCAAATCGAGAAAGAGCCAACTCCGCTTTGCCTTTTTTTAAAAAAAGTATACGTGAAAATGTATCCCGCGTTTCAGGCGAAAAATATGTCGCTTGTCTACCGCTGTGATGAAGACATTACTGTCCATATTGATCGACAGCGTTTTGAACAAGTGATGATCAACCTTTTAGACAATGCGTTAAAATATTCGCATCAAGGCTCTACCGTTTCCATTGATGGGAGAATGGAGAAAAATAATGTGATGATCGCTATTTCAGATGAAGGAATAGGAATTCCTGAAGCAGATTTGCCGCATATTTTTGAACGATTTTACCGAGTCGATAAATCACGGTCGCGAACAGGCGGGGGCACAGGGTTAGGTCTGGCGATTGTGAAAGAAATTGTCGAAGCGCACGGCGGTTTGGTTTATGCAACAAGCCACTGTAGAAAAGGGACGACGATGATTATTACGTTACCGAAGGGAGATGAACATGTACACGATATTACTAGTGGATGA
- a CDS encoding response regulator transcription factor, whose protein sequence is MYTILLVDDEKRMLDLLELYLIPNGYRCVTCESGVAAIRYLENNKADLVLLDVMMPEMDGWETCKQIREFSNVPIIMVTARDATTDVVQGLKIGADDYITKPFDESELLARIEAVLRRSVGKQTKLEFNGLVWDEAQHKVQYDGHDIFLTPKEFAILGLFLTHPNQVFSREQIIVTLWGYNANTEERTVDSHVKNIREKLRQAGFPIDECLQTVWGVGYKWKSK, encoded by the coding sequence ATGTACACGATATTACTAGTGGATGACGAAAAACGAATGTTGGATTTACTAGAGTTGTATTTGATCCCGAACGGGTACCGTTGTGTGACATGCGAGTCGGGAGTAGCGGCGATCCGCTATTTAGAAAATAATAAAGCGGACCTTGTGTTGCTGGATGTAATGATGCCAGAGATGGACGGATGGGAAACGTGCAAACAAATACGGGAGTTTTCAAACGTTCCGATCATTATGGTTACTGCACGGGATGCAACGACAGATGTTGTGCAAGGACTAAAAATTGGCGCGGATGATTATATTACAAAACCGTTTGACGAATCCGAATTGCTCGCTCGGATTGAGGCGGTATTGCGCCGTTCGGTCGGAAAACAAACGAAACTCGAGTTTAACGGCTTAGTTTGGGATGAAGCGCAGCATAAAGTTCAATACGATGGGCACGATATTTTTCTCACACCAAAAGAGTTTGCCATTTTAGGTCTTTTTCTCACACATCCAAACCAAGTATTTAGCCGAGAACAGATCATCGTGACATTATGGGGATATAACGCCAATACGGAAGAACGAACTGTCGATTCACATGTGAAAAATATTCGCGAAAAGCTCCGCCAAGCCGGTTTTCCGATCGATGAATGTTTGCAGACCGTTTGGGGTGTAGGATATAAATGGAAGAGCAAGTAA
- a CDS encoding TVP38/TMEM64 family protein, with the protein MEEQVIALFHTYPSIAFLISIAINIGISILGVVPSVFLTAANLAVFGFWKGTFLSFVGEAVGAIVSFLLYRKGFRKLSETKWFSYPKVKRLLAAEGKEAFLLVLSLRLLPFVPSGIVTFVAAIGRISLLLFTAASSLGKLPALLLEAYSVYQVMNWTWQGKVISTVFAVFLFILNP; encoded by the coding sequence ATGGAAGAGCAAGTAATTGCTTTATTTCATACGTATCCATCGATCGCTTTTCTCATCAGCATTGCCATTAATATCGGGATCAGTATTTTAGGCGTTGTCCCGAGCGTCTTTCTTACTGCGGCTAACTTGGCGGTATTCGGTTTTTGGAAAGGCACCTTTTTATCGTTTGTAGGGGAAGCGGTTGGCGCGATTGTATCGTTTCTGTTGTATCGAAAAGGTTTTCGGAAACTTTCGGAAACGAAATGGTTTTCCTATCCGAAAGTCAAACGTTTGCTTGCGGCAGAAGGAAAAGAAGCGTTTTTGCTCGTTTTATCGTTGCGTCTTCTGCCATTTGTTCCATCAGGAATTGTCACGTTCGTTGCCGCTATTGGGCGCATATCGCTTCTCCTTTTTACAGCCGCCAGCTCGCTCGGAAAGCTGCCAGCACTTTTGTTAGAGGCATATTCGGTGTATCAAGTGATGAATTGGACATGGCAAGGGAAAGTGATATCGACTGTTTTTGCTGTTTTTTTATTTATCCTGAATCCGTGA
- a CDS encoding IS1380 family transposase: MKDFPIRFVLTDEAITPSAGLALVGYLLHQTKLDKRVNALRLPTVRRDVHISHSDVIRSMIGLLATGKTDFDHIEAYRQDDIFSTSMGIRHVPSSPTLRQRLDQLACLPMTEAIIWEESMRLLVRQHATLSPCWAKGKTTWLPLDIDASPFDNSDTKKEGVSRTYKGFDGFTPLFAYAGKEGYIVHAELRPGKQHVQDNMPSFLTTAIRRARPLTSSRLLVRMDAGNDAEANVHVCLKEDVDFVIKRNLRRESKALWFQIASQKGRRVDDGQTEGVQTYELCLPQTAAIDGHTYTYVQVTQVTERTMERNGQLMLVPDYEVESYWVRLEGYEHVRMSDVLALYHDHATCEQFHSELKSDLDLERLPSGKMKTNALVLVMGAFVYNLLRLIGQDLLSDPRHPLHHKVKRRRIKTIIQTVITMAGRLVRRSRQIWMKLTRRSGYSILLLNVYQKWKEAR; this comes from the coding sequence ATGAAAGATTTCCCGATTCGGTTTGTATTGACAGATGAAGCGATTACTCCAAGTGCTGGGCTTGCTCTCGTGGGCTACTTACTGCACCAAACGAAGCTGGATAAACGAGTAAACGCCCTTCGGCTCCCAACGGTTCGTCGAGATGTGCACATTTCCCATAGCGATGTCATTCGCTCGATGATTGGCTTGCTTGCCACAGGAAAAACGGATTTTGATCATATCGAAGCGTATCGTCAGGACGATATCTTTTCGACATCAATGGGCATTCGGCACGTACCTTCCTCCCCAACGTTGCGACAGCGTCTCGATCAGCTCGCTTGTCTTCCGATGACCGAAGCAATCATTTGGGAGGAATCGATGCGTCTGTTGGTTCGACAACACGCTACCTTGTCCCCTTGTTGGGCGAAAGGGAAAACGACATGGCTTCCCCTTGATATAGATGCTTCCCCATTTGACAACTCCGATACGAAGAAAGAAGGAGTGAGTCGAACGTATAAAGGATTTGACGGTTTTACGCCGTTGTTTGCGTACGCAGGGAAGGAAGGGTATATCGTTCATGCCGAGCTGCGTCCAGGGAAACAACATGTACAAGACAACATGCCTTCGTTTTTAACTACCGCCATCCGTCGAGCTCGTCCGCTGACCTCGTCTCGTCTGCTTGTCCGCATGGATGCAGGAAACGATGCGGAAGCGAATGTGCACGTATGTCTAAAGGAAGACGTGGACTTTGTCATCAAGCGAAACTTACGCCGAGAATCGAAAGCGCTTTGGTTCCAGATCGCTTCGCAAAAGGGCAGACGCGTCGATGATGGACAAACAGAAGGAGTACAAACGTATGAGTTATGCCTTCCACAGACAGCAGCAATCGATGGACACACGTATACGTACGTTCAAGTCACCCAAGTGACGGAACGAACGATGGAACGAAATGGACAGCTGATGCTCGTTCCTGATTACGAAGTCGAAAGCTACTGGGTGCGCCTCGAAGGATACGAGCATGTTCGAATGAGTGATGTGCTCGCATTGTATCACGATCATGCGACATGCGAACAGTTTCATAGCGAACTGAAAAGCGACTTAGATTTAGAGCGACTTCCATCAGGGAAGATGAAAACGAATGCGCTCGTGTTAGTCATGGGAGCATTCGTGTACAACCTTCTTCGCCTGATTGGACAAGATCTATTAAGCGATCCGAGACATCCATTACATCATAAAGTGAAACGCCGCCGCATCAAGACGATCATTCAGACGGTGATCACGATGGCAGGTCGACTCGTCCGCCGATCACGACAGATCTGGATGAAACTGACGCGAAGGAGTGGGTACAGTATACTCCTACTGAATGTGTATCAAAAATGGAAAGAGGCAAGATAA